A region from the Vicia villosa cultivar HV-30 ecotype Madison, WI linkage group LG3, Vvil1.0, whole genome shotgun sequence genome encodes:
- the LOC131657811 gene encoding F-box/FBD/LRR-repeat protein At4g26340-like, which translates to MSRRLWLRIPRKDRISDLPNSLLDHILSFLPTKDAVATSTLSKRWKPLWRSQLSLYFDDRSFPGTFAFCQFFYSFVTMRLRDSILPILSFHLNFHYRFYNKDFHNFLYVHITRGLQTLIIHISHSHYSNTLPSFVLTSNTLSVLKLMKITLNDVPCVDLPSLKVLHLKYVTFKCYAYLQKLLAGCPILQDLQTNHLRMKIPNKMYNLGFAIFNLVRANISGDIMIISLEWFHNVEHLRIQLLKKSNCDLGIMKLVIFSIGIAKIEDSETECFIKPLHPIPDWLWKNGMAIAGQVLQLYKVDPEPVVLSINNTIEGGTPVDVTH; encoded by the exons ATGTCACGGCGGCTATGGCTTCGCATTCCACGTAAAGACAGAATAAGTGATTTACCAAACTCTCTTCTTGATCACATTCTCTCATTCCTTCCAACAAAAGACGCCGTCGCCACAAGCACCCTTTCAAAACGTTGGAAACCACTCTGGCGTTCACAACTCAGCCTTTACTTCGATGACAGATCTTTTCCAGGCACTTTCGCCTTTTGCCAATTCTTCTATTCCTTCGTCACCATGCGATTGCGAGATAGCATCCTACCTATCCTCTCATTCCATCTTAATTTTCACTACCGCTTCTACAACAAAGATTTTCACAATTTTCTTTATGTGCATATTACAAGAGGACTTCAAACTCTAATCATCCATATCTCCCACTCACATTATTCTAACACATTGCCTTCATTCGTTCTAACCAGCAACACCTTGTCGGTcctcaaattgatgaagataacaCTGAACGACGTTCCCTGCGTTGATCTTCCCTCCCTCAAAGTCCTTCACTTGAAATATGTCACTTTCAAATGTTACGCATATCTCCAAAAACTTCTAGCTGGCTGTCCCATTCTACAGGACTTGCAAACAAATCATCTAAGAATGAAGATCCCTAATAAGATGTATAATTTAGGTTTTGCCATATTCAATTTGGTCAGAGCTAACATTTCCGGTGATATCATGATTATTAGCCTTGAGTGGTTTCATAATGTGGAGCATCTCCGCATACAACTG TTAAAGAAATCAAATTGTGATTTGGGAATAATGAAACTTGTGATATTTTCCATTGGAATTGctaagattgaagattcagaaaCTG AATGTTTTATCAAACCACTACACCCTATTCCAGATTGGTTGTGGAAGAACGGTATGGCAATTGCAG GGCAAGTTCTTCAGTTGTACAAGGTTGATCCTGAACCTGTGGTCTTGTCAATTAATAATACAATTGAAGGTGGCACACCAGTTGATGTTACGCATTAA